In a genomic window of Tissierella sp. Yu-01:
- a CDS encoding anti sigma factor C-terminal domain-containing protein, whose amino-acid sequence MNFKELMSKYKKGETSEEEKLLVEKELEKYEAIEEYLADIIDFDFNTSFRKDEEYRDESIEIKKSVNNRLRKVVLTSVGIMIALLLGIFFIISPLIDSLYYNPGKVTVGEVEQDINFDMQAITELNYPGFALSSLVNVDRQGLGEYDIYYFRTNLFTEEINYVNSKLKRRNYITNHTSWINDKSFNFKTVRIPDWFNVEDSKEQKERVMNHVKKLSPVAYTSSWITFEKDLTMEELHQLQLKYRDINFVWVGVRIASPDDDTAWDLLGFITRPSIKATFDKPNVEKYPALDFMEWLVNPVGLDHEATYPEPRGYELHFKDLLKYAIDRKDAINVLEGRPNRHEYYEKALNYVEENGVKSYGVLIYANAEDLIKLVQNEQILTLELNQVMASKRYID is encoded by the coding sequence ATGAATTTTAAAGAATTGATGAGTAAATATAAAAAAGGTGAAACATCAGAAGAAGAAAAACTCCTAGTAGAGAAAGAACTTGAAAAATATGAGGCAATAGAAGAGTATCTTGCAGATATAATTGATTTTGATTTTAATACATCCTTTAGGAAAGATGAAGAGTATAGAGATGAGTCTATTGAAATTAAAAAAAGTGTTAATAATAGGCTGAGAAAAGTCGTATTAACTTCTGTTGGCATAATGATAGCACTATTATTAGGAATATTTTTTATTATATCCCCTTTAATTGATAGCCTATATTATAATCCAGGGAAGGTCACAGTAGGAGAAGTTGAACAAGATATTAATTTTGATATGCAAGCCATTACAGAATTAAACTATCCTGGATTTGCTTTATCAAGTCTAGTAAATGTAGATAGACAGGGACTAGGTGAATACGATATATATTATTTTCGTACAAATCTTTTTACTGAAGAAATAAATTACGTAAATTCTAAACTGAAAAGGCGCAATTATATTACTAACCATACCAGTTGGATTAATGACAAATCGTTTAACTTTAAAACAGTAAGAATACCTGATTGGTTCAATGTAGAAGACTCTAAGGAACAAAAAGAACGTGTTATGAACCATGTCAAGAAATTAAGTCCTGTGGCATATACTTCGTCTTGGATTACATTTGAAAAGGATTTAACCATGGAAGAACTACATCAGTTGCAGTTAAAATATCGTGATATAAACTTTGTTTGGGTTGGTGTCAGAATAGCTTCACCAGATGATGATACCGCTTGGGATTTACTTGGTTTTATAACGAGACCTAGTATTAAAGCTACCTTTGATAAACCTAATGTAGAAAAATACCCTGCCTTGGATTTTATGGAATGGTTAGTCAACCCAGTAGGTCTTGATCATGAAGCAACATATCCTGAGCCAAGAGGATATGAGCTACACTTTAAGGATTTACTAAAGTATGCCATAGATAGAAAAGATGCTATAAATGTTTTAGAAGGTCGTCCCAATAGACATGAATATTATGAAAAAGCCTTAAATTATGTTGAAGAAAATGGTGTTAAATCCTATGGAGTACTAATATATGCTAATGCTGAAGACCTGATTAAATTGGTGCAAAACGAACAAATTTTAACCTTAGAGCTAAATCAAGTTATGGCTTCTAAAAGATATATTGATTAG
- a CDS encoding RNA polymerase sigma factor: protein MLDDQLEKLYIKYDKELYLYAFSLCKDHHMAQDLASDTFFKAILSFDDNISYIKYWLFRVCKNLFLDHIRKDKEFSDIDKLDYMLVLEETPLDKLIDAEEKRRLYGQVMALPSSYREVIILYYYCNFTLKEIIKTTGLTESNAKVLLFRARKKLKLKLEGEK from the coding sequence ATGCTAGATGACCAACTAGAAAAATTATATATAAAATACGATAAAGAACTTTATCTTTATGCATTTTCTTTATGTAAAGACCATCATATGGCACAGGATCTAGCTAGTGATACCTTTTTTAAAGCCATATTATCCTTTGATGATAATATATCATATATAAAGTATTGGCTCTTTAGAGTTTGTAAAAATCTATTCTTAGATCACATTAGAAAAGATAAAGAATTCAGTGATATTGACAAGCTAGATTATATGTTAGTCCTTGAAGAAACTCCATTGGATAAGTTAATCGATGCTGAAGAAAAGAGGAGACTTTATGGACAGGTCATGGCTCTACCTTCTTCCTATAGGGAAGTTATAATACTATATTATTATTGTAATTTTACTCTAAAGGAAATTATTAAGACTACAGGATTAACAGAAAGCAATGCTAAGGTATTGTTATTTAGAGCTAGGAAAAAGTTGAAGCTTAAATTGGAGGGCGAGAAATGA